The proteins below are encoded in one region of Caulobacter henricii:
- a CDS encoding 2-dehydropantoate 2-reductase encodes MTSLALIGPGAVGGTVAAWLAQNPALSVTICARTPFEGLEIETPGGLISASPVVLTDPAQARPVDWVLIATKTYDTASAEAWLDALVGPETRLMVLRNGVEHVAPFLARLPAARIVPAVVDIPAERRAPGRILQRRDGSILTPDDAAGRDAAALFAHTPIAVSTTPDFTTAAWTKLALNCAGAVNALILKPSGVAHDEGVAEVMRTLVAECVAVGRAEGADLGDDLADAVVAGNRAAAPDGINSLHADRLAGRPMELDARNGVIVRRGAAHGIPTPANAMVVALIRAAAA; translated from the coding sequence TGCGCGCGGACGCCGTTCGAGGGGCTGGAGATCGAGACGCCCGGCGGCCTGATTTCGGCCAGTCCCGTCGTGCTGACCGATCCTGCCCAGGCCCGCCCGGTCGACTGGGTGCTCATCGCCACCAAGACCTATGACACCGCCTCGGCCGAGGCCTGGCTGGACGCCCTGGTCGGTCCGGAGACCCGGCTGATGGTGCTGCGCAACGGGGTCGAGCATGTCGCGCCGTTCCTGGCGCGCCTGCCGGCGGCCCGCATCGTCCCGGCGGTGGTTGATATTCCCGCCGAGCGCCGCGCCCCGGGCCGGATCCTGCAGCGCCGCGATGGTTCGATCCTGACGCCCGATGACGCGGCCGGCCGGGACGCCGCCGCCCTCTTTGCCCACACCCCCATTGCCGTCTCGACCACGCCGGATTTCACCACGGCGGCCTGGACCAAGCTGGCCCTCAACTGCGCGGGGGCGGTCAATGCCCTGATCCTCAAGCCCTCGGGCGTGGCCCATGACGAGGGGGTGGCCGAGGTCATGCGCACCCTGGTGGCCGAGTGCGTGGCCGTGGGCCGGGCCGAAGGCGCTGACCTGGGCGATGACCTGGCGGATGCGGTGGTGGCCGGCAATCGCGCCGCGGCCCCGGACGGGATCAATTCCCTGCACGCCGACCGCCTAGCCGGCCGGCCTATGGAGCTGGACGCCCGTAACGGGGTGATCGTCCGGCGCGGGGCCGCCCACGGCATTCCCACCCCGGCCAATGCCATGGTTGTGGCCCTGATCCGGGCGGCGGCGGCCTAG
- a CDS encoding DUF6491 family protein: MTKLTFLARTAAVVGFALVSAVAGAAQAQAAAAKPRPPCFSLSDWHGWSSPSRDVLYMKIRNRDVYRLDLAHGSNQLRSPGTHLVSVVRGSDRICTPIDLDLRVSDGFGIEMPIRAKTITKLTPEEIAAIPKKDRP; this comes from the coding sequence ATGACCAAGCTCACCTTCCTTGCGCGGACCGCGGCCGTGGTCGGCTTCGCCCTCGTCTCTGCCGTCGCCGGCGCAGCCCAGGCCCAGGCCGCCGCCGCCAAGCCCCGCCCGCCCTGCTTCTCGCTGTCGGACTGGCATGGCTGGAGCTCGCCCAGCCGCGACGTGCTCTACATGAAGATCCGCAACAGGGACGTCTATCGTCTCGACCTGGCCCACGGCTCCAACCAGCTGCGCTCGCCGGGCACCCATCTGGTCAGCGTGGTGCGCGGCAGCGACCGGATCTGCACGCCGATCGACCTGGACCTGCGCGTCTCGGACGGCTTCGGCATCGAAATGCCGATTCGCGCCAAGACCATCACCAAGCTGACGCCCGAGGAAATCGCCGCGATCCCCAAGAAGGACAGGCCCTAG